Below is a window of Myxococcus guangdongensis DNA.
GCCCTCGAGGTTCGCCTTGAGCGACAGCGTGTCCTTGCGCCGCTTCAACACGCCCTGCACGGGCACGTCGAAGCTCGCGGTGAGCTTCGCCACCGGCAGGCCCGCCGAGAGCGTGCCCTGCGCGCGGTCCTTCACGTACGTCGCGTCCACCGCGAGCTGCAGGTCCTCGTAGCCCTGCGCGCGCCCGTCGCTCCAGCTCAGCTTCACCTGCGCGTCCGGACGCGGCAGCTTGCCCTGCGCGGTGACGAAGCCCGACACCGTGCCGCCCAGCCCCAACGACTCCGGCACCGCGACGCGCGGCAACAGCGACAGGTCCACCGCGTCCAGGTCCACGCGCGCCGTCAGTCGCTCGTTGACCAGCAGGGCGCGCACGCCCAGCGCCTGTCCCCCCGCGGCGAGCCGCAGCGCGGGCTCCACCTCCACCTTGCCCCCGCCGAAGCCCACGTGCGTGGGGCCCTGCAGCTTCCACGTCGCCTCCGGCCACGACAGCGTCAGCGCCTGCAGCTCCAGCCCCATGCCGTCGTCGTCCACGAGCCCCGCGAGCGTCAGCCCCAGCGCGGTGTCCCCCATGACGCGCACGCTGGCCTCCAGGCGGCGCTCCTCGGTGGCGATGCCCACGGACACGTCGCGGAACAGGCGCTCGCCCACCTTCAGCACGCCAATCACCAGCGTCGCGTCGGTCGTCAGCGGGCGGGTGGCGTCCGGCACCTCCGCGTTCAGCGTGAGGTTTCGAATCGCGTAGTCGCCATACGTCAGCGAGGTGAAGTTGCCCTGCGCCACCACGCCGGGCGCGCGCACGGGGCCCTCCACCTTGAACTCGAGCGTGCCGCTGCCGGAGATGGGCGGCACCGCGCCGGGCATCAGCTTCGTCAGCGAGTCGGACAGCAGGGCCAGGTTGCCCGCCGTCAGCCCGCCGTCGATGCGCACCGCCTTCGTCGTGCCCTGGCCCTTGGCCTGGAGCGAGGCGCCCGGCACCAGCACCAGCAGCCGCGACAGCGTGTACTGCCCATCCTTCGCCTTCGCGTGCAGCTCCACGGGCCCCAGCGGCTGGCCCTTGAAGCGCGACGGCGACACGGTGAGGTCCACCTCGCCGTCGAGCGTCTCCAGGCTGGTGCCGCCGCCCTTCGCGCTCAGGTCCGCGGACAGGCTCGTCTTCGGCCCCTCGGCCACCAGCGCGGACAGGTCCACGCCGCGCAACTTCACGGTGACGCCGCGGGTGCGCAGCCGCTCCAGGTCCACGTCGCCCTTCAATTCGAGCGTCGCGTCCGCCGCCTTGCCGGACAGCTCCGCCTGGGCCAGCTCCCCATCGAGCCCCGCCGTGCCCTCCACGTGCACGGGCACCAGGAGGGGCCACGAGGGCACGAAGCCGCGCGGCAGCTCCGGCGGCACGGTGAGCTTGCGCACCACCAGGTCCGCCTTCATGGCGCCAGGAGGCTGGCCGGGCGGCGTCTGGGGCGGGAGCTGGGCCTTGGCGCTCGCGTCCAGCAGGAGCCCCGCGAGGTCGAGCTTCACGTCCGCGTCCAGCGCGCCCTCCTCGCCGCCGCCCTTGAGGCTCAGCTTCACGGGGCCCTTCGTCGGTTGCGTCAGGGCCGCGGTGGCTTCCAGCGTCGCGCCGAAGCCCTGCGTCGCCGCGGCGAAGTGTCCGGAGGCCTTCGCGTCCAGGTCCTCCAGCCGCGCGTGCCGCTCGCCGCCGTCCTCCAGCTCCTGGCGGAAGTCGACGTAGCCGTCCTGGAGCACCAGCTCGTCCAGGTCCACGCGCAGCTTGCCGCGCGGGCCGGGCGGCTCCTCGGGCTTGGGCACGCGGGGCGCGATCGCGCGCGACAGGTTCAACCCGCGCTCGTCCTGCGCCAGGTAGAGGCGGGGCGCCTCGATGCGGGCCTCCGTCAACCGGACCTGCTGCTGGATGAGCCCCCCCAGCCGCACGCGGGCCTCGACGCGGGCAATCTCCGCGACCAGCTCGCCCTCGGGGTCATACAGCTTCACCCCGGTGAGCACCGCGCCCGGCGGCGCCAGGTCCAGCCCGCCGATTTCGAGCCGCCCGGAGAACTGCTCGTTGGCAATCTGCAGCCCCTTGCCCACCAGGAAGCGCTCGCCCGGCGCGGACGTCGCCCAGACGAGCGCGCCCACCACGGCGAGCACGATGAAGGCCAGGCCGCCCAGCAGCCCCCACAGCAGTCGTCGCCCCCAGCGTCGCCGACTCAAAACGCCTCTCCAATCGACAGGTGCAGCGCGCACTGTCCGTCAGGGGCTCCCGCGAAGGTCGCCTGCCGGGAGGTGGGTCCATCCGGCTTCCACTTGCTGCCGATGCCGAAGCATCCACCGGAGGACGGATAGATGTACCCCGGCGTGGCCACGGGCAATCCCTGGCCCAGATTCAGCCGCCGCGCGATGTCCAGGCGGATGGGGCCCACCACCGTCAGGTAGCGCAGCCCCATGCCCACCGCGTGGTAGTGCTCGGGACCGAACAGCCGCGGCCCGCGCGGCGAGTCGAAGCCCTCCACCCCCACCAGGCCCGAGTCCCAGAAGGCCGCCACCATGATGCTCTCGGTAATCTGGTAGCGCAGCTCCAGCGAGGTCTCGAACAGGCTGTTGCCGCCCACCGGCACCGTGTCCCACTCCTCGTTCTGCACCGGCGTGTCCGGGGTGCCGTCGCCGTTGGTGTCCTCCTGCTTCTCGAGCGCCGCCAGGGGCGACAGCCGCTGGCCGTTGAAGCCGCGCATGGACGTGGCGCCGCCGGAGAAGAAGCGCGTGACGATGGAGCTCTGCGAGTCCCCCGCGGGGTTGAGCGTGCCCATCCGCAGCTTGCCCGCCAGCACCAAGCGCTTCTCCTCGCCGAAGGAGCGGTAGAAGCGCAGGTCCGGCAACAGCCGCACGTAGGTGAAGTCACCCTGCAGGAAGCCGCCGCCCTTCTGCACGGACATGCTCACGTAGTAGCCGTCACGCGGCTCCACCGGGTCGTCGCGGCGGTCCCACGCGAAGGCGACCTCCAGAAAGCTGAGCGCCACGTCACACCGCGTCTGCCCCTCGCCGCAGCCGAGGATGACGGGCGGCACGCGCGAGTCCGCGCTCACCCGACCCGACAGCTGGTACACCTGGAGGTTGTAGGACGGGAAGACGGAGAAGTTGCGGTGCGGCTGCCAGATGACGCCCGTCTGCAACCGGCCGCCGTAGAAGTCGTAGGCCTGCTCCAGGCCCTTCTCCAGCGTGAGCGAGGTCTGCTGGCGCAGGTCCCGGAAGAGGAAGCGCGGCTGCTCGTATTCGCCCGTCACCTCGAAGACGGGGCCCTGCTTGGACGTGCTCAGGATGTTGGGGATGAAGGCGTAACCGGCGCGTCCCCGCACCGTCACCCGGCGCAGGCCGCCCAGGAAGTTGCGGTGCGTCCACTCGCCCAGCGCGCGGACCTCCTGGCGCGCTGCGTCCACGCCGATACCACCACCCAGCCGCACCGAGCGGAACGGCGCCTCGCGCACGTCCACGACGACGGGCACCGTGGCGGACTCCCGGTCTGGCGCGCCCCGCGTCACCTTCACCGCGCCGAACACACCCATGCGGAACACGCGCGCCTGCGCCTCCGCGAGCGACGTCTCGCTGTACCAGTCACCCTTCCTCAGCGCGCCCTGCACCTGCTCGATGATGCGGCGCGGGGGCACCTCGGGGTTGGCGTCCGTGGCCACGAAGGTGTTGCCGAAGCGGTAGCGAAGCCCCGGCTTCACCTCGAGCCGCACCTGGGCCAGCCGCGTGTCCACGTCCACCTGCACCTCGCCCGACACCTCGGCCTCCGCGTAGCCCTGCTCGCGCAGCTGCTCCTGCATCGCGCCCTTGGACTCCTCCCACGGCCCCTCGCGGAAGATGTCGCCCTTCTTGAAGGGCAGCTTCGACTCGAGCCGCTCGCGGTGCTTGCCGCGCTCCTCCTCCGGCAGCGCCTGGAGCCCCTCGATGGTGATGTCACCGATGCGCGTGGGCTCACCCTCGTTCACCTCGACGATGAGCTCCACCGCGTCCTTGCCCTTGGGCTTCACCTCGCTGTCCACCACCTCCGCCTGGTAGTAGCCCTGGGCCTGGTAGTAGCGCTCGATGCGGCGCAGGTCCGCCTGCCACGCGTTGGGGTCGAAGTAGTTGGGCCCGCCGAACGGCCAGAACGCCCACCACGGCGTCTGCGACGTGAGGATGCGGTCCTTGATGTCGCCCTCGCTCACCTGCTTCGTGCCCTCGATGTCGAGCTTGGCGACCTTGGGGCCCGGGGGCGGGGTGGACGTGGTGGCACAACCCGCCATGCTCAGGAGCAGGGCGACGGTGGCGAGGCGGAGGAGTCGGAGCAGGTCAACGGCCACGGACTGTTCATACCC
It encodes the following:
- a CDS encoding BamA/TamA family outer membrane protein — encoded protein: MAVDLLRLLRLATVALLLSMAGCATTSTPPPGPKVAKLDIEGTKQVSEGDIKDRILTSQTPWWAFWPFGGPNYFDPNAWQADLRRIERYYQAQGYYQAEVVDSEVKPKGKDAVELIVEVNEGEPTRIGDITIEGLQALPEEERGKHRERLESKLPFKKGDIFREGPWEESKGAMQEQLREQGYAEAEVSGEVQVDVDTRLAQVRLEVKPGLRYRFGNTFVATDANPEVPPRRIIEQVQGALRKGDWYSETSLAEAQARVFRMGVFGAVKVTRGAPDRESATVPVVVDVREAPFRSVRLGGGIGVDAARQEVRALGEWTHRNFLGGLRRVTVRGRAGYAFIPNILSTSKQGPVFEVTGEYEQPRFLFRDLRQQTSLTLEKGLEQAYDFYGGRLQTGVIWQPHRNFSVFPSYNLQVYQLSGRVSADSRVPPVILGCGEGQTRCDVALSFLEVAFAWDRRDDPVEPRDGYYVSMSVQKGGGFLQGDFTYVRLLPDLRFYRSFGEEKRLVLAGKLRMGTLNPAGDSQSSIVTRFFSGGATSMRGFNGQRLSPLAALEKQEDTNGDGTPDTPVQNEEWDTVPVGGNSLFETSLELRYQITESIMVAAFWDSGLVGVEGFDSPRGPRLFGPEHYHAVGMGLRYLTVVGPIRLDIARRLNLGQGLPVATPGYIYPSSGGCFGIGSKWKPDGPTSRQATFAGAPDGQCALHLSIGEAF